The DNA segment TTATCTGAAAATGATAGTTGGAATGAAGCTGCTTTCCGTAATCTTTGTCAAAAGGTTGTGAATGAACAGGCTTTAATTAATCGGACAGCAACTGAAAAAGGAACAGGAAGCCCAACTAGAGGAGGAGTGCCAGAAACGAAAGCGACATTACAAGGTGATCAATGGGTTATTAATGGAAGAAAATCTTTTGCCTCCATGGCTGAAGCTTTAGACTATTCCCTAGTAACGGCACATATTGAAGATACAGATCGTGTTGGTATCTTTCTAGTTGATCATAAACACGATGGTGTAAAAGTAGAACCTACTTGGAACTCCGCCTCAATGAGGGGGACGAGGAGTGATGATCTCGTTTTGCAAGGAGTAACTGTTCCAAAAGAAAACTTTGTTGAGGAGGAAGGAAAACAAGTGAACCCTCCGTTTCCAAAGGGATGGCTGCTCCACATTCCAGCTTGTTACTTAGGGATAGCGTCTGCTGCACGCCAATATGCTATTGATTTCGCAAGCAGCTATCAACCGAACAGTTTGCCGGGACCGATTAAGGAGGTTCCTGAGGTACAGAGGAAGATCGGTGAAATGGAACTAGCCTTATTTCAGTCGCGTGAAATTCTCTATTCTGTTGCGCAAAGGTGGACTGCATGTCCAGAGAGCAGAGGAAATATCGGGACAGAGTTATCAGCAGTAAAACATATCGTAACAAACCAGGCTGTTCATGTAGTCGATTTAGCCATGAAAATTGTGGGCGCACGCAGCTTGTCGAGGGATTGTCCATTGGAACGTTATCATCGAGATGTACGATCAGGATTACACAATCCACCCATGGATGATACGGTAATTAAAAAACTTGCCTCAAAAGCATTGGAGGAGTCGCAGCCAACTGTCACTTTATGAAAACTTTCGCATATCTTAACCTGTGTGTTAGTCACGTGTTTCCAAGTAACGGGAAATTAACCATGTTTGATTTGGAGGAAAAAAGGCTATTATAACAGTAAAAAGCTGTGAAAGGATAACGATAGTATGACTAAACACGTACAGGTTTATTTTAAGACGGAAAATGATGCTGAAAGCGCTAATGCTTCTTTACAAAAGTTAGCAATTGAAAATGAACAGATCGAACCTGTTCCGGATGATCCACCGTTATTGTCTCGTTTAATCCCGTTAAATAACTTAAACAATCCTGAGACAGATAACCATTTGACTCACTTGCTACATTTTGATGTGAAGGAAGAGGAACGTGAAAGCGCCTTAGAAATTATTAAGGAGCATAAGGGGCATATGGATCCGTCTGAACTGGAAAGTGACTAGAGTAGGAGTGGCGTTATGAATGGTCAAGGTTTTTCGAAAAAACAACAGGTTATTGCGCATTTGGAAGATTCGATTGATTGGGTACAATCTTTAAATCAACTGCCAGAGGAAGCATGGAGGCTGCCAATTGAACAAGGTAAATGGAGTGTAGCGGAAGTCATTCGTCATCTTGTGCTGTGGGATGAATTTATTATAAACAAACGTTTGCCGTACCTGTTCACTTCACAGGATATGCCGGTGCCTCCTGATGTTGAAGTAATGAATGAGAAAGCAGCTATTCATGCACGCAATGACAGTAAGGAAGAGACGGTTGATTTATTTGAACAAACGAGGAGCGAGCTCGTGGATCGATTAAATGATATTGAGGATATTCGCTATGAAGAGGCGATATCTTTGCAAGCAAGTAAAGAAAGCTTATATGAGTACCTGGAAGGGATTATGCAGCATGATGTGCATCACTTTGAGCAAATTAAACAAGTTCTCAATGATAAAGATGCCTGAGGAGCAGGCATCTTTATTTCTGCGTCTAGCACTCCATTTTCTTCACATATACATACTAGCTAAAAATATGCCAACGGATTGTTGATAAATTTTATTAAATTGACTGAGTGGGAGGGGATTGACGCCGTTCCCTAATTCAATCGTATAGCCTGGCCGCTGCCATACTTTAATAAACCAGTCTTTGTAGCCCGTATAGCTGTCAACGAACTGAATGGGTTCATAGCCGCTTACCCGAGCGAACTCATAGACAATCTCCTTTGCTATTGGGGGCTCCAAGCCTTCGTACCCCCAATAGATGACTTCCCCTTGCGTGTGAAAGGGCAATATCTTTTCAAAAGAACGAGCTTCGGCCAATTCCGCCATGGCGATACTTTCTGGTTCAGTTAACGGCTGATAGCCTGGAAAGTCTCGATGCGAAGGCTCAGTTGGTTTACGAGCCGCCTCAAGCTCCCATTTGGCTGGGTACTGCTTATTTAAGTCGACCCCCATTATATTCGCTTTCCATCCGCTAAAGTCCGTACTTCCATTGTTTATACGAAGGGCCCGTTCTCCGAATTCTCCCTCTGGAGGGCCATTGAGTACAAGGTTGACGCCATCGGGGTCAACCATAGGGACAATGGAGAGGGTGACTTCACTGTAGAAGGGGTTCGTATCCCTTCCAAGAATCGTTTCCCTGTTTGTTAATGAAAGTAAATACGTATTTAAAAATTCCATAATAATCGCGGTCGTTATCCATTCGTTGGCATGAAAGGATCCGTTCCAATGGACAACTTTTGGACCGCAGCCAATTTGTAATTCTACTAAATCTTTCCCCATGACGCTTTTGCCGATCGTTTCTCTTCTTATAAAAGGATACAATTCATAAAGCTGGTTTAAATGATGAGATAAAACTTGAAAATCGTACGGTTGATTGCCATTAACAACGGGTTTTGTCACACGTTCAGGGATTTGAATCGTTTCTCCTACTTGAAGTAAGGTTGGCTTTATGGAAGGGTTTAGCAAAAGAAGATTGTCTAAAGAAGTTTGATTCGCTGCAGCAATTTTGTGAAACGTATCCCCTGATTGGATTTGATAACTGTATGAACGGTACCCGGGGATCTTCACGGTTTGACTTATATTTAAGCTGCTAGGAATGATGGAAGGATTGGAATCAATAAGTAACGATAATGGAACATTAAATGTATTCGCGTAATACCAGAGTGTGTCTCCTTGTCTCACTTGAATTTCCATGAGTGGCCTCCTAACATTCTTATTACGTATATTATATGGAATAAGAAACGAGTACATGAGGTTATTTTTGCAAAAGCGTTCATAGCTTTAAAATTTCAGTTAGAATAGAAGGATGAAGGAAGGAAAGAAGTGAATGATATGAAAACATTTAAAGATATCGAGATAGAAGGCGCATTAGTTGAAAGGCTTAAAAAGCATGGAGTAACAGCCCCCACTCCCATTCAAGAAAAAACAATTCCAAAGCTTCTTGAAGGGAAGGATGTTATTGCAAAGGCACAGACTGGAACAGGGAAGACACTCGCCTTTTTACTGCCGATTTTACAAAATATAGATGCCGGGAGATCTGAGGTTCAGGGATTGATCATTACCCCGACGAGGGAGCTTGCCCTGCAAATTACAAGTGAAGCAGAAAAGCTGCACCCTGATGATGTGAATGTGCTTGCCGTCTATGGCGGACAAGATGTCGCCAAGCAGGCACATAAATTAGATGGACGAGCCCACCTGGTTGTGGCAACACCTGGACGTCTTCTCGATCATTTACGTAGGGAGACGTTAAGCTTGGGTGCCGTTGAACATGTTGTGTTGGATGAAGCAGATCAAATGCTTGAAGCTGGCTTCCTTCCTGACGTAGCCGCTATTTTACAGCAAACACCTGCAAACCGGCAGACGAGTGCCTTTTCTGCTACCATCTCACAGCAAGTTAACTCCCTTGCGAAAAAATATTTAACAAATCCAGAACGGGTAACAGTTAAATCGGAGACGGTCACCTTGTCAGAAATTAAGCAGCTCGTCTATGAAACAACAGACCGGGCTAAACAGGATGCTTTACTAAAGATCATGGGCGAACATCGTCCCTTCCTCGCCTTGATTTTTTGCCGGACAAAAAGGAGAGCAAAAAAGCTGAATGAAGCTTTGCTCAGTCGAGGATTCGAAGCTGATGAGCTTCACGGCGACTTGTCTCAAGCGAAACGAGAGAAAGTGATGAAACGGTTCCGTGATGCGAAGATTCAATATTTGGTTGCTACAGACGTGGCAGCCAGGGGCCTCGATGTTGAAGGAATCACCCATGTGTTCAACTATGATGTGCCACAGGATGCCGAGAGTTACATCCACCGAATTGGCCGCACTGGTCGAGCCGGCGGCAAAGGGCTCGCGATTACTTTTATTGCGCCTAAAGATAGACAAGCGCTGCAAGTGATCGAAAAAGGGATCGGTGAGAAGCTCCACAGAAGAACACTAGATACTCTATCTCCACGGAAAGAAACAGAACGGTTTGGTTCGGAAGATCAGCAACGCTCGTCTAAACGAAGAAAAAGATAAAAGAGTGCAGCCGTCTCAGTGACAGGCTGCACTCTTTTTATGGGAAAATTGGGTTAGGGAGCAATCCCTTGGAGTTAGGGATCAATCTTCAGAGTTAAGGAACAATCCCCTGGAGTTAGAGAACAATCCTCAGGGTTAAGGAACAATCGATTCGGCTTAGAGAACAATTGCCTTTGTGTCTTTCCTCTATAACTTTTCAAAAATCAATAACATTGAGTCATTGAATGAAATATGATAAATTAAATATGTAATTCCGAGTATATGGATAGGAATTATTATTAATAAGGGGTTGAAGCTAATGGGAGTGGAATTTGTCGACCTTTTCAATCAATGGGCAAGTTCATATGACGATACGGTATCTGGAAAAGATCCTGAATATAAAGAGGTTTTTGAAGACTACGA comes from the Halobacillus shinanisalinarum genome and includes:
- a CDS encoding acyl-CoA dehydrogenase family protein translates to MTNEQQQILLEKVIQLRNQFHKRSKEVDQSGVFPHENFKELKDSGYLSWTVPKKYGGLGLNLYDFLRMQEQLAQGDGATALSIGWHLGSILELSENDSWNEAAFRNLCQKVVNEQALINRTATEKGTGSPTRGGVPETKATLQGDQWVINGRKSFASMAEALDYSLVTAHIEDTDRVGIFLVDHKHDGVKVEPTWNSASMRGTRSDDLVLQGVTVPKENFVEEEGKQVNPPFPKGWLLHIPACYLGIASAARQYAIDFASSYQPNSLPGPIKEVPEVQRKIGEMELALFQSREILYSVAQRWTACPESRGNIGTELSAVKHIVTNQAVHVVDLAMKIVGARSLSRDCPLERYHRDVRSGLHNPPMDDTVIKKLASKALEESQPTVTL
- a CDS encoding DinB family protein, with protein sequence MNGQGFSKKQQVIAHLEDSIDWVQSLNQLPEEAWRLPIEQGKWSVAEVIRHLVLWDEFIINKRLPYLFTSQDMPVPPDVEVMNEKAAIHARNDSKEETVDLFEQTRSELVDRLNDIEDIRYEEAISLQASKESLYEYLEGIMQHDVHHFEQIKQVLNDKDA
- a CDS encoding M14 family metallopeptidase — protein: MEIQVRQGDTLWYYANTFNVPLSLLIDSNPSIIPSSLNISQTVKIPGYRSYSYQIQSGDTFHKIAAANQTSLDNLLLLNPSIKPTLLQVGETIQIPERVTKPVVNGNQPYDFQVLSHHLNQLYELYPFIRRETIGKSVMGKDLVELQIGCGPKVVHWNGSFHANEWITTAIIMEFLNTYLLSLTNRETILGRDTNPFYSEVTLSIVPMVDPDGVNLVLNGPPEGEFGERALRINNGSTDFSGWKANIMGVDLNKQYPAKWELEAARKPTEPSHRDFPGYQPLTEPESIAMAELAEARSFEKILPFHTQGEVIYWGYEGLEPPIAKEIVYEFARVSGYEPIQFVDSYTGYKDWFIKVWQRPGYTIELGNGVNPLPLSQFNKIYQQSVGIFLASMYM
- a CDS encoding DEAD/DEAH box helicase encodes the protein MKTFKDIEIEGALVERLKKHGVTAPTPIQEKTIPKLLEGKDVIAKAQTGTGKTLAFLLPILQNIDAGRSEVQGLIITPTRELALQITSEAEKLHPDDVNVLAVYGGQDVAKQAHKLDGRAHLVVATPGRLLDHLRRETLSLGAVEHVVLDEADQMLEAGFLPDVAAILQQTPANRQTSAFSATISQQVNSLAKKYLTNPERVTVKSETVTLSEIKQLVYETTDRAKQDALLKIMGEHRPFLALIFCRTKRRAKKLNEALLSRGFEADELHGDLSQAKREKVMKRFRDAKIQYLVATDVAARGLDVEGITHVFNYDVPQDAESYIHRIGRTGRAGGKGLAITFIAPKDRQALQVIEKGIGEKLHRRTLDTLSPRKETERFGSEDQQRSSKRRKR